TAATCACGTCCTAGCATTAGGGGAGTCGACAGATCGCTCTAGCCGAAGAAACACAAGTGCTGGAGGTACCTTCGAGACATTGCTTTACAACGAATTAATTGTGTGACGACCAAGACAATTGACTAAGAAATAAGGCAATTTACCAAGCCTTCATTAAGGTACAAACTCGTACATAAATATTCccaatgataaaatattcatcaaagataaaaaaaagaaccttaagaaaattgtataacagaataaaatagatcAAAACAAGAAACAGATGCGAAACTAAGGAATTTCCAAGTTAACTCTTACCTTTCCAGTAATTATCACGCAGCAGTCGACCGAGAAGATCTCGACTCAAAATCAATGTCCAACCGCGGAAAATCCGGGAAACTCGGCGTTTTCCCGAGCAACGACGTAACGTCATTAGCGACGCGTCGACGAATTAACAGCAGCAATTATTTACCTCTCACCTATTCTTTCCGATTCTCATATCGGTTCCGAGCGGATTACTCAGCGATGGGGAGCCGGGCACGTGCCGTACGCACCGTACGCGGTGTGTTACGCAGCTTAAGGGGGCCAGAGGGGGGCAGAACGAAACGTAACCAGCGGCGGGCCCGCTTCCTAGCTTTTACGTAACCGTAAAGTCGAGCGACTTTGCTCTCCCACCCCGTGGCTTTTCACCGGGTGGTTTTGGCCACCACGGTTCGTCCTTTATAAGCACACATACCCGGCCGTTCAAAGCCAGAAACGTAACGACATCCGTAAAACCTCCGTCGTGTGATCGTCGCAAGACATCCTCCTCGTTCGATTTGTTCCTCTGCTGTTCGGTCGTTTGGATCATCGTTCGTCGGGCCTAGTTCCGCGAGGAGGAAGAGCTTTCCACGGAAGAACAGAAACAGCCGACCAAGATGCGCTCCCAGACCTTCGCCGTGAGTACATCGTTCCGGGGGCCTTTCTGGTGCAAAGTGCGGATTTTGTGAATCGATAATCGATGAAGTTTCAAGTTCTCGTCAGTCGTTCGTGTATTTAGATGTATTGGATTGATCTAAGTGCTGGGCGAATAGTTTTGATTTGGAATTGTATTTTGATGGGAGGAGTAGCTAGGGGAACTGGGGAAGATGATGGATTGATGGGATGTGGAGCCTGATTATTTTTGATAGTGGGTTCTTTTTTCTGTTATAGGACTATCTTTGAACGTGAATGATATAATTGTTAATATCGTGTCAGGTAAAAAGACGAGTTGAATTATAAGAATGTTAGGTGGTCTACTTTTTTgaagattgaaaatttatggaatatacaaaatgtatttattcatttttaattcgttcaaAAAGTGGGAAACTAATATTTGACATCATGGATGACCTTAACGGTTACGAAGTATGGTAACATGTAATTCTTGTATGTAATTTGATTGACATTTTATCAATTCTaaatcttcaaattttttgatattccTGTAATATAACTTCTTTTCTCTTGTAACGTGACACAGTaacaataattgaattatttatgaatattttgttaccGAAGAAGACAAAAAACGGGGCcgaaaagttaataaatatatgggAAACATTTTTGTCTTCAGACTTTATTGTGTATTCATGTATTTCATTCTGTCAAGCTACAAGCATTACACTGAAATTCGTATTGgcacaataaagaaaaaacattctCACAAAAATGAGgttaaaattgagaatttagaatttaagaACATTACGTTACAAACATGAACAATTTGAACACCAAACAGAGGACCATAAACCCTAATCtcatttctataataaaatataaaaacgcatattacaatataattttccaCAATAGTACGTTCGAAAAGGCATCTTAGATTCAGGATCTGGTTTcaggtaaaataaattactctcctaaaattcatttctacgttTTCATTTCGGAAAAACTATCGCAGTCTCGAAGGTGTCGCCTTCGTAAATTGATTTCAATCAGGTTTGGTAAAAATTAGAACAAGATGCTTTCACCCCAACGACGCGTGATCGCGCGAGGCACGTAGCACGAGCAGTGAAAttgcaaaaaggaaaaaaaaaataccgtCGCGCATATAAACGACACACCTGACACGTCGTGTCGCGGTGCATTTGCCGCCTTACAGACGAATCACAAATTCACATTCGTGTTGCAGTTGATCGTGTTCGGAATACTGGCCGTCGCCATGTCCACACCGGTGCCAGGGTACCACAGGTGAGTTGACGAAGTGCCTTCGACATTCGACGCATATCTCGCAGCTCATGGTTGtcagaagaatatttattattttttattagatttcttcttctcttcccTCTACTtctcaattaaatatttttaagcaacATCGAACTTTTTACGTTTaagaatgaattaaatataattataatatttacagatatCGTGAGAGAGtctaaacattaaaaaaaattaattctcgtttCTGAGACTGCAAAGTTTGAtcctaaaatatttgtttgaatttgaaatataacaaCAATCGATCGTCTGATTTCAGTTCTCACCGTCACGTACGCATCCACGTACCTTATCACGTGCACACGGTTCATCATCATCACGTGAAGAAGATACCTGTGCATCACGTCGAGAAGGTGCACGTCCCCGTCCCTATTCCTATCCATCATGTGCAAAAGGTTCCAGTGCCAGTGCCAGTTCATCACGTCGAAAAAGTTCACGTGCCTGTCCCGGTTATCGAGAAGGTGCACGTGCCTGTACCTGTTCACGCGGAAAAGGGATGGTGGTAACGGGAGCGCTCCGATTTTCGGCTTGTTATTTCTTAGGTAATCAAACAATACAGATTAAGAGGTTTGTATGCGTTGTTTGTGTTCTGTGTCATCACACAGgagaaaattgacaaaaataatttcataaggGTGTGTAACAATCTTCAAGCAGAGAAATATAATGAGGCTTTCTATGATAACATTTTGTATAGAATTTAATAGTCCTCGTAGCTATATTCTTGTTTatgcttgaaaaatattacccACCTTCGGaagattaattttgtaaactcTTATATTTGTAAATCTTCTCGAGATGTCTCAAAAATGTACACGCAGCGTTTTCTGTTCCTCTGTTGCAGATTGTAAAATGAGGGCATTCGAGTTACTAGCATttcgtggaaatttatttGCGTTTTCGCCGACCAAATCGTTCTGGAAAGTTTTCCCGTACCAAGagcagagagaaagagagtgaGAAGGATAGTACAAAATAACTCGAACCGCCTGCGTTAGTCATTTAAGTTTGTATAATAGGATATCACTTGGTATGCACACGCGTGTACTTAGCTCGAAGATACTTGTACATACTGTattatgtttcattatttttttatacaatacacatatttgaaaaatatcgcgagaattttcttcgaaacacCCCATGGCCCTGACAACAAAGTATCCTCAGTTCAATTTCTGTGAGCTCTTCCACTTccgtattcaatttttaaatatattagtctatttattaaagaaaacaattgtgAAAAGAATTCAGTGGAAAGGTCAATCATGAATCAGAACTCATCCATACGTAAGTCAtcaagaaaatcatttttcgtaaatctcaaaaaacaaaataataaatattcagttataagaaaaattcaggTGTAGGTTTTTCTAaacatcgtttaatttaacgtaactATAACAATCAACaagtatatacaataataacagAACAATCTTAATACTTATGCGTAGTATTCTACAAACGTTGTCAGTGTAAAGAAGTCAGTCCAAAGTGTCACCATTCTTCGATGTGCTGGTGTCCATCGTCCTCCTCTTCGTGTTTGACATGATGGATCTTCTTCACGTGCGTGTGGTAATGTTTGTGAATCAATTCAGGCACGTGGATGATGAAGTGTGTGCTGAAATAAAGTCACACCAACGATGAATTTTAAGTACGAAACGGTAAGTATTGAAGTTcgattggaatatttactgttCGTGATGGCCACCGCCAGGATGAGGCATCGAAGACACTAGGGCAAAGGACACGACCaggacgaaaagaaaaacctGCAACGGAAATCAAAGTGATGTGAATCGAAGATCGAAGAACAGGTGAAAAGTTCCTGCATAGTAGATCGCAAAATTTCTGtctcattaatttaaaaaaaaagtaagaggCAAAATGatactaaattcaatttcaattatggTACAACTCaataaaaaatcgttttttaatgaaataatcgtAGGACGAATATTTATCTAAGTTCGTTCGTTTTCTAACGAAACGGAGAGTTACTCGAACCAGAATCATAATACCCAGGAAAAAATGCGAACGGTGAAACCTTGATTAGATGATTGGATCTGTCTGAAACGGAACAAGATCAGGTTACAAGTTCAGGTGAAAGCGTTCAAGGTATGATTAACTGGATCGCCGTTTATCGTTTCCATTCGGTGAATTGATCGAGTCTCCGAGCAACACCTTCTATTGTTTCAGATCTAAACTACATCTAAACTTAATGATCCTCTATTGTCGCCACTAAAACGATTTCACAAACAGCGAAAGTTTCAATGAATTCGAggtattataaatagaaatcaCGTTGGAAAGAGTTGTTTTTgtatcgaatttgaaaattaattataaatatgaaaaagatacAGGAATGTTTTTAATCCCAAGGGTTTTCTACTCTTAAGCTTTCTGCCCTcttcaaatttcataattgttaattaattgttaGCTACCTTTTGATCGCATTAATTCAACACATGCCAACACATTTCATTcacgattaataaattaaccaACACTTCCACACAACCCAACATAATTCACAAATATTAATgcaattttaacgaattaatttatagtATGAATgcattgaatattaatttttatttttactacaagTGTAAATTCTTATAATGTAACTTACAATTTTTGCCATGAATGTAAATTCTCATTAGCCatgtaaatttgtatttgaatgaaaaattgataattttaaatggctttcataaaatttgaagaaagtgCCGAGCTTTAAGGGTCAAAAGCTTTCATTGCCACAACTAATAAACATGTTATTTCTGTATGATTCACTATATTCTcctcgcgaatgtgttaaatcACCGATAAGCCAAACGTTTTTGTGaacttggaaataaaaaatcgacaCCCACGCGTGTTCGAAGCTTCTCCATGTCTTTGGCGTCCGCTCTGAGAAGGATCCTAACGTTTCCCGAGGCTGCTGCTGTCTTGGTACTAAAGTACGCAACCCAGACGGGCCTTTTAAACGGAAACATAATCAGTGAACGGTACAGGAACAAGTAAAATGTTTCCTGCAAGCACCCCACCCAACCCTATATTCGCTCTCACCTGGAATCATACGTAATTTCACGTTGCACCTTCTATCATTGACGTAGACATCGTAGCCTTCGTCGAAACAGGAacactatttttataatataattcaacataGTATCTAATCCAGTCATTAACccattcaatttatttcaatatagttcatttaaatgattttgttgTTATACAAGAATTAATTCGATGCTAAcacatattcaatttttatatggaATAAGTGCTCTGtctaattttcaatcttaaaatataataaataatttaagtggtttttcgtttatttattcttgaTCTTTCCTAATTTAAGATTCATTTGTAAActaatcaaataaatgatcATGAACCTAGAAGATACTGTTGTTGATCATCGATTTGGAATTGTGATCCAAAgttgtaattgttaattttaaatagtacttgaagaaaaacttttaagtaaaacatttttactctGCCAATCTAGAACAGTCTAGAAGCGCCACTTTGGTGTTCGTTAGGAGAGAAAGGATCTTCTCTACAAATCCAACGAGATCAAGAATGATAGCCGTGATAGTTCGTTTTCTCAGACTACATAGTTTCATCACGTTTTCAATAAAAGCGTCGTTTAATATCATTCACACGTTTCACGGCGCCTCTTGTTACCGCGATTCTAAATTTACCGCGactgtttcttcatttctagCACGCTGCTGAATCACGTGCTTCCGGACACTTATTGCTGACATTACGCTGGCTATTTGTTTAACTCGGAAGCCATCGTTTTGTAGCGTGCTTCATATATAATTGCGCTATTAGTTACGATGATTTTCTCTTCAATGTACTCCCTGCGCCTCTTGATGAAGATGTTGAGGTGCATCGAGTATGCAAATTGAATGTTCGTTAATGTTAACTAATTGTTACTATTATACTAACGCCCCTTCGAGAACCTTCGATTCCTCTAGAGCTCAAACTGACTTTCTCCCATTCGAGTTACTTCGGTTACGTCGCTCTTATTCTTGTCAACacctatatttataataatcatCAGTTCTGCTCGTAACTCAAATCAAATGTTCTATAAACAGTaccttattaataaaataaacgtgtaATTTATGTTACCTTCAAGTATACTATCGATAATTACTTAGTGGAATAGATTTTAGAATTTCTAGAATAATAttagcaatattttctttgcacTATTCTTATTTGAAAGTATCTAAGAGGCTGAGAATATAGAAgcaattaaagaatttaataagaaatttcttaAACGTGAAAGGCAAACGTTCTGATCGAagtgtacaataaaaattcgcaTGTTTTCGTTTATGCTACGCCTATGAAGCGATGAAAGTAAAACGTAGGATTAAGATTTTTTCTCAAAGGAATGGATTCCCCACTACTATGTGAGGTACAAgttggaatttatttcagtatttCCTCCATTAAACAAGTGTGTCGATGactgaaacttttaaaaaagtacaCCCACGAGaatctacaaaattaaaaagtgaaacaaggttaaaaatttaatttctcatattttattttccagacagcaattatatttcaatcatAAATAATACCAGTTGTACCTCCATCGATTTCCAATCGTTAATTTTCCACTTTCGAATCTTTCATATGCAAAACAAGGTCTAAAGTGTGATAGTGATGGAAATTACGCGAAAACTTTGAATTTCCGTAACAGGCGACAGACaagtaaaatcaatttataatttttaagaaatgaGTTAATACCCCTATGAAATGAGTTGTTACCCcgattttaaagtttcaaaatcCTGGAGGAAtaacgttatttattataatagttCCAGAGTTTAAATTCTAGAGGCTTAACCATGTcattaacgataaaataattttcaaaatcactTCCCTTCGATTCttgacttattatttaaaaaactctAATCTGTGATGTTACcactatatttattgaataacaaAACACCAGATTGGTTTTAATActaattttcaatcataacAAGAGTCAACAAACTCCTAAAAGTTAGTCGAACTCCCCAATACCAATCATTAGGTTTTCATTCGAAGATCGATCATCAGGCGCGATCATGCATGGACGGAAGAAAATGTAGACATCGTCCGTCATAGATCAAGGCCAACATCCGTATTCGCGACGATTCAGCACGCGGAGTGTACGAGTGAAATCGTCCTCCTCCGTGCAACCATAATAACATCTGATCTCTTTCACTTTCAGCTTACTTTCCATTTCAAACTAATCCCTGCGCCAGCGATTAtcgttacaaaaaaatgttcctatTACTGGGAACAGGTTCGCCTCGATTGTACGTCATCCTGATCTTCTGGATGGAGCACTTCCTGCAACGGTTAGCGaccaataaaatgaagaatgcGACTGGACTGGTCAGAATTAGGATTGGCGATCATTCTCGTTTAAATGGAGtttttgggaattaattctgaagaggTACTGTTGGCTGTGCGGTGATTTAAGGATTGAAAATGAAGCTATTTAAATATCCTTGAAGATAGTTATTCCAAAAATACT
The sequence above is drawn from the Hylaeus volcanicus isolate JK05 chromosome 2, UHH_iyHylVolc1.0_haploid, whole genome shotgun sequence genome and encodes:
- the LOC128885015 gene encoding LOW QUALITY PROTEIN: uncharacterized protein LOC128885015 (The sequence of the model RefSeq protein was modified relative to this genomic sequence to represent the inferred CDS: substituted 1 base at 1 genomic stop codon), translating into MSAISVRKHVIQQRARNEETVAVRANIGLGGVLAGNILLVPVPFTDYVSVXKARLGCVFLFVLVVSFALVSSMPHPGGGHHEHTHFIIHVPELIHKHYHTHVKKIHHVKHEEEDDGHQHIEEW
- the LOC128872450 gene encoding uncharacterized protein LOC128872450, producing MRSQTFALIVFGILAVAMSTPVPGYHSSHRHVRIHVPYHVHTVHHHHVKKIPVHHVEKVHVPVPIPIHHVQKVPVPVPVHHVEKVHVPVPVIEKVHVPVPVHAEKGWW